The genomic DNA GGAGCGCCCACGAGGCGCGGAACGTCGCCTGCACGAACTGCCACACGGTCATGACCCAGCACTCGCCGAAGGCGCAGCTCGCCAAGGAAACCGTGATCGACACCTGCGGGACCTGCCACCTCCAGACGCGCGCGCAGGTGATGTGCTCCTCGCACATGCCGCTGCGCGAGGGCAAGATGACCTGCACCTCCTGCCACAACCCGCATGGCACCGTCACGCAGACGCTCCTCCGGGAGAATTCGGCCAACGAGACCTGCTACACCTGCCATGCCGAGAAGCGGGGTCCGTTCCTCTGGCCGCATCCGCCGGTCTCGGAGTCGTGCGCGAACTGCCACGAGCCGCACGGGTCGAACCACGAGAAGATGCTCAAGGTCGCCAAGCCTCGGCTCTGCCAGCAATGCCACGTGGAGTCGCGCCACCCGACGAGCCCCTATGGCCGGGACCCCGGCTCGCCCAGGCAGACGCTGGGCCGGGCCTGCGTGAACTGCCATTCCGTCATCCATGGCTCGAACCATCCCTCGGGCTCTGCTTTCGAGCGATAGGGGGTCGACATGAGACCACACGCGATGGTAGGGCCGCTCGTCGCAGGACTCGTAGCGTTGACGCTGGCGACTCC from Candidatus Rokuibacteriota bacterium includes the following:
- a CDS encoding DmsE family decaheme c-type cytochrome, with protein sequence MRRLIRVLGGVGVLPLLLLLTLLSSSHAQQPPPGSAAAKPADGYVGSDACRACHEEVDQKFAATKMGRLMLKQPRTAVERLGCEGCHGPGKAHVEAGGGKGAGGLISFSRKDPTPVEQRNAVCLQCHQKGDRLFWQGSAHEARNVACTNCHTVMTQHSPKAQLAKETVIDTCGTCHLQTRAQVMCSSHMPLREGKMTCTSCHNPHGTVTQTLLRENSANETCYTCHAEKRGPFLWPHPPVSESCANCHEPHGSNHEKMLKVAKPRLCQQCHVESRHPTSPYGRDPGSPRQTLGRACVNCHSVIHGSNHPSGSAFER